TTGTCACTCTCGAGTTTAatcgctccctctccgcgGCGTGGGCCGGCTACTCCTACATCGACGACTGCAATACCATTCCCTACGCCAACAAGCTCTTCCTCAAGGTGATCGGTGCGCCCGTCATGTACCTGGTTGCCATGAAGGTCACCAAGCCGCGCCTTGTGAAGGCCGGCCTCATGAAAGCTGACGACGACCCgaagcagcgcctgcacgacGAGGTGAACCGCTTCACTTCTGAGGCGCTCGTCGACCCCAAGTCCAAGAGGCCGCGAACCTTTCACGGCGGCGGAAAGCCGGACTTGGTGGACCTGGACACCTACGGCGTTCTTCAATCCGTCCGTGGCCACCGCATTTACAACGAAATGGTCAGCGAGACCCAGATCGGTCCATGGCTGCAGGCAATGGACAAGCTCATGAGGAAGGCATAGTACGGTTGCTTGCGGGCGTATTTCCAATAGCTCCTTTCCTAGACACTCATCAAGTCTACGCTGAACCGACTCGTACGTCATACAAGCAGCAACCTCGGAGCTGTTTCACTAGCGGTTTCTCactttgtttttcttctctgagCATCCGCAGTGTAATGGTGTGGGGAGACTTCGGCTTTTGCGTGTCAACGTTCTTCCGCTatgacgctgccgccacggcaTGACGCAACCCGGTGTGagtcctccagctgctcgccCCCATGTCTGTAACGCTACACTTCTTCACTTGTTTGTTTGCCTTTCAGCATGGAGTGGGTCAACCCAGGAAACGCGCATCTTTCCATATTCCCCTTCAGCACGAGAGACAGGAGGACAGTGTGGTGGGTCGTCGTCGGCAATGAGCGCACATGTGCACGCCGGGCTCTTGTCCGTCGTCGAtgttttttcccccttttaACGAGTGTTCACACGATAATAAAACGAAAGGCTGCCCAGTGAGGTTTGAATGTGTCCATGCAGGTGCGCATGTGTCGTGCTCGGCTCATCAAATGTCGCTActgtcgcttctctctctctctttgtacTCACAGGCGATTAACAGCGATGTCAGGCATCATTGGCATAACATGAACTTGCGCAGAGAGAGCATGGCGGCTGCAAGAGACAATCCTCTCCGCTTCCACCAAAAACCAACGACAACacggtgggggtggggtgctCGTACAGATGTGGTATCGACGCATCACCAGGGCCGGATAGTGGTCAGCACACTCTTTGCATCACTCTGCGTCTACTTCTTCACGCGTCTGTGCAAGTCCTCCCATCGCCCCCTCTCACGCCCCTCGCACCGGACCCCTtcgtcctcccctcccttgcACACCTCAACGACACGTTTTTCTCGCTACCGACACCGTTGAAGTGAAGCGATAAAAAAGGCACCGTGAGAGGCGCTTTCAGCTACGCCCTGGATACCCTTGTCTTCACTCTGCCATGCTGGTGCTGTCATTCTGactctgcttctctcttcatcaCCCACTCGTGAACGCGCTTGACACATCGTTTTCGGTCAGCTCCCGCGCTCTCGCACGGACTTCTACGTTTTGCTGCACGCAGGACGGCCCGCAAAGCCAACGAGTATTTCCTCTTTGTGTTTTTGTTCGGCAGCTGTGCGTTTCAGGAATTGGGTTACAGTGACACACGTATGCATGGAGTCGCCGCGCGGGGTGCAGAGcaatggcgccgccgctaGTCCTGCGGGGCCGCAAGTGCGCCACCGGTGCGCCATTGCTGTGAAGAATAATGTGCAGTACCTCTTCGTGGTGGTGCCAAAGGCAAAGCCCCCTAAGATTGAGCTTGAGCCGCTCATGTTCTTCGAAACCCCCTCACCAGCGCCGGATCCACAACAGACCAAAGAGCTGTATGCGCCGATGCAGGACAAATGGAGCGTCTCTGTGGTGGTACCTCTGGAAGTAAATGGTAGtggtcagctgcagcgctccaTCGTGTTCCCTGCCACAGAgttcgcctctctcgctgacgtgcggcagcagtgtgGCCCTTTCACATCTTTCCAGGAGTACCCGGCACTCTTCGGGTGCCTCAGGGTCGATAGAGTGTATGTGCttgtcgccaccgctgtcacagtggcggtgtcgctgccgtttGCCGGTGCGATCTACAATGTAGAGGGGACGGCATGGGTACCGTTCGACCTACCTGGGGTGGcccctgtgcgtgtgagtcCGACGGACCGGACACGGCTGCGCGAGTTTCAGGAGCACACGTACGGCCAAGGCTACTACTACAGCGACGACGTGAACCTCATGCTGCCCTTCCCGTTCACAAAGCCGGAAAGCTACACACCGCCGGACATGGCGTGCGACTGGTCCTGCCACCTGCGCGAGCCTTTCTCAGTCTGCTCGCTGGTGGAGGCGTGTTCTTTGCTGGTGCGTGGCTTCGCCGGAgagcgcgtgtgcacacTGAAGGACGGCGTTGGGCTGCACCTAGTCCTGCTGGGAAGACAGAGCGACATCAACCCAGGACCGCGGTACCTCAGCCGCGGCCTTAACTCGGCGAACGGCGCCGGCAATGACCACTACTACGAGTACATTCTCTGGAAATACCACGGCGCCGACACCGTCACCTTCACACGCCACTCGATCCTGCGCGGTACTGTTCCAGTGCATTGGACAACGCAGATGAGCATGACGCTCTCCGAACCAGCGATGATATTCAGCAGCGATAAGGCCGAGGTActccgcggcagcgcggcgtaCTTCAACCGCACGTTCCAGAACCTGAAGCATGTGATGCTGCTCGACACAAATGGCCGCAGCGTGGCAAATCCGCAAGTGCGATGCATTaacctcctccgcctcaatCCGCAAAGCGGCGAAGATGTGCTGGCGCGCCACTTTTTGGATGCTGTGCAGATGTCAGACGCGATCCTCAAGCAAAAGTTCCCCGGCAGCAGCCTCGACCTTGTCCATGTCGACTGGCTAAACCTTATCAAAGAGTACGGTATCAATGCTGCGACTGCTACGTTTTGGGAGGCGTCCATGGGGTTTCTCGGCACTGCGTCCGCACCGGAGGACTCAATGATGACGGTGGGTATGATTCGGCGCACCGGCGATGTGGAGCGCCTTATCACCCAGTCGCGCTTTGTGCGACTGAACTGCGCCGACTCACTCGACCGAACTAACCTTGGCTGCTTCTTCACGTGCCTGCAGCTCTCCATCGCGATGCTCATTACCCAACGCATTCCCTACACTAGCTTCCAAGATAGCCCACCTGTACCCGGACTCGACGCCTCTGAGGAGGTTGACCAG
Above is a genomic segment from Leishmania panamensis strain MHOM/PA/94/PSC-1 chromosome 14 sequence containing:
- a CDS encoding synaptojanin-like inositol 5'-phosphatase, putative (TriTrypDB/GeneDB-style sysID: LpmP.14.1490), encoding MESPRGVQSNGAAASPAGPQVRHRCAIAVKNNVQYLFVVVPKAKPPKIELEPLMFFETPSPAPDPQQTKELYAPMQDKWSVSVVVPLEVNGSGQLQRSIVFPATEFASLADVRQQCGPFTSFQEYPALFGCLRVDRVYVLVATAVTVAVSLPFAGAIYNVEGTAWVPFDLPGVAPVRVSPTDRTRLREFQEHTYGQGYYYSDDVNLMLPFPFTKPESYTPPDMACDWSCHLREPFSVCSLVEACSLLVRGFAGERVCTLKDGVGLHLVLLGRQSDINPGPRYLSRGLNSANGAGNDHYYEYILWKYHGADTVTFTRHSILRGTVPVHWTTQMSMTLSEPAMIFSSDKAEVLRGSAAYFNRTFQNLKHVMLLDTNGRSVANPQVRCINLLRLNPQSGEDVLARHFLDAVQMSDAILKQKFPGSSLDLVHVDWLNLIKEYGINAATATFWEASMGFLGTASAPEDSMMTVGMIRRTGDVERLITQSRFVRLNCADSLDRTNLGCFFTCLQLSIAMLITQRIPYTSFQDSPPVPGLDASEEVDQEGGYTAAVAPISGTKQAVRKPFMSTWNDARDPRCIPPPIVRALAQLFVNNGDCVAMLYTNSAAMHSNILRGVCGMRMQGHNAVIATQRKFQNVFEDRKKHRCIELLLGRNQGTHFPSLSKVFLLRPVPYMQWSCAVVVVGVPDTVTTGEIEATVRSVWESGVTAQLAARQLPLIESSALCFVITLSETSVKQEQDGPALSIQQDSSGGMPPEGDLEEDAAQEDNAPFQRNERLAIIEFDPNLCIAVDVATLLRQQGFLPLGGSNCILAPYAYPLQRANDSSRMSGAVKNVGSSLKRGLTSLVRGLN